A single window of Usitatibacter rugosus DNA harbors:
- a CDS encoding response regulator transcription factor, producing the protein MTTSDDNDLDFTNVQSAPAPQPSPQKLENARLEAISGNQELQQSGFYVAMGRRSSVRIPPKDGSEKHTLLVIEDDKTLCKLLDEILGAAGYTVRIASNRAQINTEVNRSPLPDLMLLDVQLPDADGLKILAKLRSHPKFAELPVVMMTGRSGAADVMQGLAAGADGYVTKPFKMSALVGVVNAALGKV; encoded by the coding sequence ATGACGACATCCGACGACAACGACCTCGACTTCACCAACGTCCAGAGCGCCCCGGCTCCCCAGCCTTCCCCGCAGAAGCTCGAGAACGCGCGCCTCGAAGCCATCTCCGGCAACCAGGAGCTCCAGCAGTCGGGGTTCTACGTCGCCATGGGCCGGCGCTCCAGCGTTCGCATCCCGCCCAAGGACGGCAGCGAGAAGCACACGCTCCTGGTGATCGAGGACGACAAGACGCTCTGCAAGCTCCTGGACGAGATCCTCGGCGCGGCGGGCTACACCGTGCGCATCGCCTCCAACCGTGCGCAGATCAACACCGAGGTCAACCGCTCCCCGCTGCCCGACCTCATGCTCCTGGACGTGCAGCTCCCGGACGCGGACGGCCTGAAGATCCTCGCCAAGCTGCGCTCGCACCCGAAGTTCGCCGAGCTCCCCGTGGTCATGATGACGGGCCGCTCCGGCGCCGCCGACGTGATGCAGGGCCTCGCAGCCGGTGCGGATGGCTACGTCACCAAGCCGT
- the plsY gene encoding glycerol-3-phosphate 1-O-acyltransferase PlsY, with the protein MQALLFAAGAYLIGSIPFAVIVSRAMGLEDPRSYGSGNPGATNVLRSGNKIAAVLTLLGDGAKGWFAVWLAGRLEAPADVVAVAAIAVFLGHVFPVWLRFKGGKGVATAAGVLLAIDWRVGLAVLAVWLAVVVASRYSSLGAIVAAVFAPAAVYYVSGFSSFFLAVIAMGAILLWRHEANIRKLVNGEERRIGDAKKEGEGAEQPS; encoded by the coding sequence ATGCAGGCCCTCCTCTTCGCCGCCGGCGCCTACCTCATCGGATCGATCCCGTTCGCGGTGATCGTGAGCCGCGCGATGGGGCTCGAGGACCCGCGTTCCTACGGCTCGGGCAACCCCGGCGCCACCAACGTCCTGCGCTCCGGGAACAAGATCGCGGCGGTGCTCACCCTGCTCGGCGACGGGGCCAAGGGTTGGTTCGCGGTCTGGCTCGCCGGGAGGCTCGAAGCTCCGGCCGACGTGGTCGCCGTGGCGGCGATCGCCGTCTTCCTCGGGCACGTTTTCCCGGTGTGGTTGCGCTTCAAGGGCGGCAAGGGCGTGGCCACCGCCGCGGGCGTCCTCCTCGCCATCGACTGGCGTGTAGGACTGGCGGTCCTGGCGGTCTGGCTCGCGGTCGTGGTCGCAAGCCGCTATTCTTCGCTGGGCGCGATCGTGGCTGCCGTCTTCGCGCCCGCCGCCGTGTACTACGTTTCCGGTTTCAGCTCTTTCTTCCTCGCGGTGATCGCCATGGGTGCGATTCTCCTATGGCGCCACGAGGCCAATATCCGCAAGCTGGTGAACGGCGAAGAACGCCGGATCGGCGATGCGAAAAAAGAAGGCGAAGGCGCAGAGCAACCCTCATGA
- a CDS encoding dihydroneopterin aldolase yields the protein MDTIFIREFRVDAWVGIYEWEIQRAQTLELDIEIGIPDAKPGTSDAIGDTVHYGKVVERVISELKDRKFNLLEALAEHVCGVITNDFRAPWVRLSVAKLGHIRNVRRVGVTLERKRA from the coding sequence ATGGACACGATTTTCATCCGGGAATTCCGGGTCGATGCCTGGGTGGGGATCTACGAGTGGGAGATCCAGCGCGCGCAGACGCTGGAGCTGGACATCGAGATCGGCATTCCCGATGCGAAGCCCGGCACCAGCGACGCGATCGGCGACACGGTCCACTACGGCAAGGTCGTCGAGCGCGTGATCTCCGAGCTCAAGGACCGCAAGTTCAACCTCCTCGAGGCGCTCGCCGAGCACGTGTGCGGCGTGATCACCAACGATTTCCGCGCGCCGTGGGTCCGGCTTTCGGTCGCGAAGCTGGGGCACATCCGCAACGTGCGCCGCGTGGGCGTGACGCTCGAGCGCAAGCGCGCATGA
- a CDS encoding DUF2905 family protein, with protein sequence MIKWLLVVVVAIVVLSLAGPFLSRYGLGRLPGDLTVKFRGKLVYIPITTTLILSLALTLLGRLI encoded by the coding sequence ATGATCAAGTGGCTGTTGGTGGTGGTGGTCGCGATCGTGGTGCTCTCGCTTGCAGGACCGTTCCTCTCCCGCTACGGCCTGGGCCGCCTCCCCGGCGACCTCACCGTGAAGTTCCGCGGCAAGCTCGTCTACATCCCCATCACCACGACCCTCATTCTCTCGCTCGCCCTCACCCTCCTGGGTCGCCTGATCTGA